CCAGTATGGCCGGAATCAGTGAGGACGAAGCTGCGCTAAGACTGCGAACCTACGGGCCTAACTGCCTGCCAGCACCAGCTCGCAAAGGGTTTCTGCGGCGCTTCTTCTCCCATTTCAACAACCTCCTGATCTACGTCCTGCTCGGGGCGGCGCTTATCACAGGCCTACTACAACACTGGGTAGATACCGGGGTCATCCTGGCGGTGGTTATCGTCAATGCGATTATCGGCTTTGCTCAGGAGGGTAAAGCGGAAAGGGCCATGGATGCTATCCGCCATATGCTGGCTCCACGCGCCGCAGTCCTCCGCAACAATCAGCGGCTCACTGTGGAGGGAGAGAAACTGGTACCCGGCGATATTGTGCTCATTGAGGCTGGTGACAAAGTGCCTGCCGACTTGCGGCTGTTAAAAACGCACGGTCTGCAGGTACAAGAGGCCATCCTGACCGGGGAATCCATCCCGGTAGAAAAACATACCGATCCGGTTAACACCGATACCCCCTTGGGGGACCGTAGTTGCTTAGCCTATAGCGGAACCACTGTCACCAATGGGCAGGGAGTGGGGATAGTAGTGGCCACCGCAGCAGAGACCGAGATCGGTCATATCAGTGGCATGCTTGCCAGTGTTGAAACTTTAACCACTCCGTTGGTTGAACAGATGGGTTTCTTCGCCAAATGGCTGGCCCTTTTTATTCTGGCAGTTGCTGCGTTGATCTTCGCCTTTGGGCTGTTTGTATTGCAGCACAATTTTAATGAACTGTTTATGGCCATTGTTGGGCTTTCGGTAGCGGCCATTCCCGCGGGCTTACCGGCAGTTCTAACCATCACATTAGCGGTCGGGGCCCAGGCGATGGCACGGCGCAACGCCATTGTCCGGCGCCTGCCGGCTATCGAAACCCTGGGATCAGTATCGGTAATCTGTACCGATAAAACCGGGACGCTCACCCGCAACGAGATGTGCGTCGCCACAGTAGTTACAGGCGCACAACGCTATGAAGTAGAGGGCGAAGGCTATGAACCGCGGGGTGAAGTCATGCTCGGCAACGCGCCGGTAGCGATGTCGGCCCCAAACCCACTGCAGGAGTTAGCCCGTGTCGCGGTTCTTTGTAATGACGCCGAGCTCAGAAAAGAGGAGGGCAACTGGCTCGTCGAGGGTGATCCCATGGAGGGGGCCTTACTGGCCTTCGCAGCAAAGGCGGGAATGAATAGCGAGGAGGTGCGCAAGCTGTGGACCCGTACCGATATTATCCCCTTTGATGCCCAGCATAAGTTTATGGCCAGCCTAAACCACAACCATGAGAACCATGCACTGATCGCCGTTAAAGGGGCGCCGGAACAGGTTTTGGCAATGTGCAAAACCTATCGCAGCGAGGATGGAGGCTGCGAACCGCTGATGGAGACTTACTGGCGACAAAAGACCGAAGAGGTCGCGGCATTGGGACAGCGTGTCTTGGCGCTCGCCACAAAAGAGGTAAAGCCAGAGCACACGGTGCTGGAGCACTCAGACGTGAAGGGAACTATGACTCTTCTAGGCTTGGTGGGATTGATCGATCCACCACGTCAGGAGGCTATAACCTCAGTTGCGGAGTGTAGGGGCGCGGGTATTCGAGTGAAGATGATTACCGGCGATCATGTCGCGACCGCAAAAGCCATCGGTCAGCAGATAGGCTTGCAGCGGCCTAACAAAGCCCTAACGGGAGTGGATATCGACAACCTGAATGACGCGGCATTGGCGGCAGAAGTCCTGAAGGTGGATATCTTTGCCCGCAACAGGCCTGAACATAAATTGCGGCTGGTAACCGCATTGCAGGCCCACGATATGACTGTGGCAATGACTGGCGATGGCGTAAACGATGCCCCCGCTTTAAAACGCGCCGATGTGGGTATTGCCATGGGCCGGGGGGGGACAGAGGCAGCCAAAGAGGCCTCCGAGCTGGTTCTAGCCGATGATAATTTCGCTTCCATCGGCGCTGCGGTCCGTGAGGGGCGCACGGTTTATGACAATATAAAGAAAGTAATTAGCTGGACGCTGCCCACCAACGCAGGGGAAGCCTCAACCATTATTGTGGCGCTGCTCTTTGGCATGGTACTGCCGATAACACCGATCCAAATACTTTGGGTAAACCTGATTACCGCTGTTACGCTCGGTATTGCGCTCGCCTTTGAGCCCACAGAAGAAAATACCATGCACCGCCCACCACGGTTGCGCGACCAACCGCTCCTTACCAGTGTACTGGTATGGCATATCACATTAGTTAGCACCTTATTCCTGTGTGGCGTATTCGGAATATATACCTACGCCATTCAGCAGCACTACTCATTGGAATTGGCGCGAACCATGGCCATGAATACATTGGTGGTAATGGAAATTTTCCACCTGTTTTTTATTCGCAATATGTATGGCACCTCTCTCACCTGGAAGGCAGTGCGCGGCACCAAAGTGGTGTGGATGGCAGTCATCATGGTCACTTTGGGGCAATTTGCCATTACCTATGTCCCACTCCTGCAGGAAGTCTTTGCTACTGAGGCAGTGCCACTTTTTGATGGCATTCTGATTGTTGCGATTGGCGTAGCGCTGTTTGCCATTATCGAGATCGAAAAACAGATGCGTATACGCCTTTCCCGCCAGACACAAAGCTTCACTGCCAGGGAAAATTCTTAATTCCGTACCTTGACCTGTTCTCAGCCTGACCAACCCTACAGCCTAAGCCCCGCTTTAATTGGCTCGCAATTTGCTGCCTCTTTATGGGTTTATTCTTATTACTAGTGATCAGATGCTCTCAATGTGTGTTGAAAGCCAGCGCAGCTCTACCAAAACTGAAACTTTCAGTGACATAGAGCACATTTTTGCAGGTTGGCAGCAGGGGCAACACCGTCATAGACACTTTGCAATACTCTTGAGCTTAACCGTGCTAGAGAGCTTTTCAGGGATCGCGTTTAACACAAGGTTAAAACCCGGAACAGCAGTGTAGCGAGCAAGTAAAACTTTCCGCCAAAAAACCTTATGACATTTAGTGAAGATCCAGGCCGGGCCCCGGTAGGGAGTGATGAGATGCCGTTTAAACAAATCCTACTTCCTCTTGATGGCTCAGCTATCGCTGAAGAGGCCATCGCCCATGGAGTTATGCTGGCCCAGAACAGCGGTGCAAAAATACACCTTCTTCATGTACAAAATTCTGAAGAGCAGAGCATAGATCCGGTGGACTGGCGGCTGCGCAGAGTAGAGCTGCGTAGCTACCTCAACCGTTTGGCTGAGCCCATTTCGGAGCAGGGTATTACTGTAAGCCAGTCTGTGGTGGAGGGACGCCCAGCAGAGCAGATTGTAGAGTACTGCGATGAGGTCGATATCGATCTGATTGTACTCACTGCATACGGCAAGGGTGGCGTCAGCCGTTTCGACTTCGGCAGCACCGCCCAAAAGATTTTTAGTGGCTCTGGGCGGTCCTTCATCATAGTGCATCCGGGTTTAAAACCTCCGGCCCAGGAAAACATGGCTTACCGCCGTATTCTGGTCTCGATGGATGGTTCCTCTCATTCCGAGTGGGTTGCTTGCCAGGCGGCATCAATGATGCGTGGGCAAGAAATGGAAATGATTCTGCTGCAAGTGATTGCTGTGCCAGATATGCCCCGCAAAATGCCGATCACCCGCGAAGAACACGCCACACGGGAAAAGTTTGTCGAATGCAATCGACGCGCGGGTGAAGTCTGCTTGGAGGAGATGGCTCGCCAATTGGAAAACGGCATCAAAGTACGGCCCTTGCTGCTGGTTGCACAGAATGTCGCCGAGTGTATTTATGCCACTGCTGCGGAAGAGGATGTCGATCTGATTGCCATGAGCGCGCACGACTGGCAAACCGGTGAGCAACACGTAACGGGTACCGTCTGCCACTCCGTTATATCCCACAGTAACCTGCCGGTTCTGGTATTCCAGGATTTGCAGGAATCCCAATTACAGGCTCTGCGCGCTGACAACATAGCCTGCCAAATTCGCCACTCAACTCTTCCGGTAAGAAATGAAGCGCATCGATGAAATTGCGGTTTTGGAAAAAGCAGGGCGCTCGCCAGGGGTACAAGTTCTTTGTACATGCAAAGTCCGAGCAAAGCGGTACTCAATCTGGGAGTACCGCCCACGGGATTGGTAACAATTCGAACCGGGATAATGAACAGCAGCGCCTGGAAGACATAGCCGCGCTGGCCAAGCAGCACGCAAGCCCTGTCGGTACCGGTGGTGGCTACCGCTTGCGACTGCACTTGCGTCAGTTAGAAAAACATTTCGAGAAAATCTATCGGCATCTCGCCACTAGGGTAGAGGCGGGCGAAAAAAGTACTCGCAGTGAAGAGTGGCTACTAGATAACCGCCATGTGGTCCAGGAGGCCCTGCAGTTGGTATGTGAGTCCCTGCCGGTGAACTACTTAAAGCAGTTGCCACAAGTTTCTGCCGAAGACGGCAGTGTCGACCTGCGTTTGCATGTCCTTGCCGATGCATTGATCACCGATTTCTCCCAACCCGTAGATATTCAATCCATTCACCTGTTGGTTGAGCACTACCAGGAGGATGCTGTTTTAACCACCGGCGAACTCTGGGCACTGCCCGCACTTTTGCGCCTTTGCCTATTGGAGCACTTGGCGCAGCTGGCCGAGGATGCCCTGGGAGGACATACCGCTACAGAAGAGGAACTCAGCGTTGGCATTGCCAGCGGTATCATTAGCCTGCGAGAGCTGCGCAGTTGTAACTGGCGGGATTTTGTTGAGTCCCTCAGCCGTGTAGAACATATATTGCGCAAAGACCCTGCAGGCGCCTACCGCCGAATGGATTTTGAAACCCGCGATAGATACCGGGATGTGATAGAAAAGCTGGCGCGTGGCAGTGGCAAAACTGAACAGCAGGTTGCCCAGTGTGTGGTGGAACTGAGCGACGTACAGGAAACCGATAAGCGCACCCGGCATGTGGGATACTACCTGATAGATGAAGGGCGTCCACAACTGGAAACCCTGCTGGAATATCGCCCAGGCTTTCTGCAACGCCTTCATTGGCAGCTATTGCACAAGGCATCCAGGATATTCTTTTCCGGATTGGCACTTTTCTCGATTCCACCGCTACTTGCCCTTGCTGTTTATCTACTCTGGAGCGGTGCTTCTATCATTTTGACGTTATTGGTACTGCTGGTTACCGCAGTGCCAGTGGTCGGTATGGCCCTGGCTCTGGTCAACGGCTTGATTACCCACTGCTTGCCCCCGCGCCTGCTGGCAAAACTGGATTTTGATAAGGGCATATCCAGTGAATACCGCACGGTTGTGGTTATGCCGGTACTATTTGCCGATGCGGAGGATATGCAAAGGATTCTCGAGTGTCTGGAAATCAATTTCCTCAACAACGGAGATAGGAATCTTGTTTACGCAGTTTTAAGTGATTTTGCAGACGCGGATACGCAAAGTACCAGTGAGGACACAGCACTATTAGAAATCGCCAAAGCATCTATTGAAACTCTGAACGAACGCCACAGGGTCGATGAGGGCAGATCACCGTTTTTACTATTACATCGTGAGCGTCGCTGGAATGCGTTGGAAAACTGCTGGATGGGCTGGGAGCGCAAGCGCGGCAAATTGATCGAATTCAACCGACTATTGTCGGGCAATGAGGAGCACAGTTTTACCACTTGTTTTGGCGATCGCAAACAACTGCAAGGCATTCGCTATGTCATCACTCTCGATGCCGACAGCCAGATGCCACCAGACACCGCACGACGCCTCGTTGGTGCCATAGCGCACCCACTCAATCGCGCAGTGGCCAACAGCAGCACACAAAGAGTGGTAGCAGGTTATGGATTTTTACAGCCCCGGGTGGAAACCGACCCGGCTAGCTCTGATGGAACCCTATTCAGCCAGATTTTTGCCGGTGATCGCACCGTAGACCTCTACACCCACGCCGTCTCGGATGCCTACCAGGACCTGTTCGGCGAGGCGATATTTACCGGTAAAGGAATTTACGACCCGGAGGTTTTCTCCCAGACCCTGGCCGGGCATCTTCCAGAAAATGCCATCCTCAGCCACGATTTAATCGAAGGTGCCATCGGTGGTGTAGGGCTGCTGTCGGATGCAGTCTTCTATGAACAATACCCACCTAATGTTTTCGCCATGCTGCGCCGCTCGCACCGCTGGATTCGCGGTGATTGGCAGATACTTTCTTGGCTGGGCAAACGTGTACCGGTCGATAGCGGTGAACATGTCGACAACCCTTTACCGCCAATTCAGCGCTGGCAAATCGTCGATAATCTGCGTCGCAGCCTGGAAGCCCCCTGCCTGTTGGCACTTTTTCTGCTCGCCTGGAGCGGTTGGCTGCCGGGCCACGCCTGGGCTTGGACTTCGGCGCTACTTTTGTTGTCTTCCGCATCGGTATGGCAGGAATTACTATCGATGGTCTGGCGCAGCATCGCTGATCCCAGCCGCGCCCATCTTCATTTCCGGGGAGGGCCGGCGGTTCTACAGCAGCGCTTTTTACACTGGCTGCTATCGCTGGTTCTGCTCCCGGTGCAAGCGATTAACGCGTTGGATGCGATCGTACGCACACTCTATCGGCTGCGCGTTTCCCACCGCCATTTGTTGCAGTGGACATCAGCGGCACATGTGAATCGCTCTGTCAGCAGTGCACTGACTGCGTTTGGCAGTTGGCGTGCGATGTGGGTTTCCCCACTGATCGCTCTATTGGTAACTGCAGGCTTGGCTTATTGGCTTCCCGCCAGTCTCTTACCTGCAGCACCGTTTTTGTTGGCCTGGCTCTTTGCACCCCAACTTCTTCACCATATCAATTTACCGCGAGAGCTGGAGCCATCAGTTCTAACAGAAGAGGACAAGCGCGAGTTGCGTTTGCTAAGCCGGCGAACCTGGTTTTTCTTCGAACACTTTATGGGGCCTGACGATCACTGGCTGCCGCCAGATAATTATCAGGAAGAACCCCTGGCGGTCCTGGCCCGGCGTACATCCCCCACCAATATCGGGCTGGGCTTGCTCTCTATTCTCAGCGCCTACGATTTTGGTTACGTTGATCTCAGCCTGCTATTAGCTCGACTCAACAACAGCTTCGACCGTATGCGCGGACTGGAGCGCTATCGTGG
The DNA window shown above is from Microbulbifer variabilis and carries:
- a CDS encoding cation-transporting P-type ATPase; this translates as MLQTRPEKNWHSMSADTVFSELKTSMAGISEDEAALRLRTYGPNCLPAPARKGFLRRFFSHFNNLLIYVLLGAALITGLLQHWVDTGVILAVVIVNAIIGFAQEGKAERAMDAIRHMLAPRAAVLRNNQRLTVEGEKLVPGDIVLIEAGDKVPADLRLLKTHGLQVQEAILTGESIPVEKHTDPVNTDTPLGDRSCLAYSGTTVTNGQGVGIVVATAAETEIGHISGMLASVETLTTPLVEQMGFFAKWLALFILAVAALIFAFGLFVLQHNFNELFMAIVGLSVAAIPAGLPAVLTITLAVGAQAMARRNAIVRRLPAIETLGSVSVICTDKTGTLTRNEMCVATVVTGAQRYEVEGEGYEPRGEVMLGNAPVAMSAPNPLQELARVAVLCNDAELRKEEGNWLVEGDPMEGALLAFAAKAGMNSEEVRKLWTRTDIIPFDAQHKFMASLNHNHENHALIAVKGAPEQVLAMCKTYRSEDGGCEPLMETYWRQKTEEVAALGQRVLALATKEVKPEHTVLEHSDVKGTMTLLGLVGLIDPPRQEAITSVAECRGAGIRVKMITGDHVATAKAIGQQIGLQRPNKALTGVDIDNLNDAALAAEVLKVDIFARNRPEHKLRLVTALQAHDMTVAMTGDGVNDAPALKRADVGIAMGRGGTEAAKEASELVLADDNFASIGAAVREGRTVYDNIKKVISWTLPTNAGEASTIIVALLFGMVLPITPIQILWVNLITAVTLGIALAFEPTEENTMHRPPRLRDQPLLTSVLVWHITLVSTLFLCGVFGIYTYAIQQHYSLELARTMAMNTLVVMEIFHLFFIRNMYGTSLTWKAVRGTKVVWMAVIMVTLGQFAITYVPLLQEVFATEAVPLFDGILIVAIGVALFAIIEIEKQMRIRLSRQTQSFTARENS
- a CDS encoding universal stress protein; amino-acid sequence: MPFKQILLPLDGSAIAEEAIAHGVMLAQNSGAKIHLLHVQNSEEQSIDPVDWRLRRVELRSYLNRLAEPISEQGITVSQSVVEGRPAEQIVEYCDEVDIDLIVLTAYGKGGVSRFDFGSTAQKIFSGSGRSFIIVHPGLKPPAQENMAYRRILVSMDGSSHSEWVACQAASMMRGQEMEMILLQVIAVPDMPRKMPITREEHATREKFVECNRRAGEVCLEEMARQLENGIKVRPLLLVAQNVAECIYATAAEEDVDLIAMSAHDWQTGEQHVTGTVCHSVISHSNLPVLVFQDLQESQLQALRADNIACQIRHSTLPVRNEAHR